CAAAGTATCGCCACTAAAATAAATGACTAGATAGTTAATTCCCCTGGAAAAATATTTTTTGACCCCGGTTACAAAAGCCCGAGAAGGTTCGGCACACTGAACAAATGTCGCTCCCCCTCTTATGTATTCTACTAGTTCAAAATCCTTCATATTTCCAATTGATTTTATCATAGGAGCAAACTAAATAAAAGATTTGCCTTTTTTATCGATTCTGCTATAATGTCCCAGTAATGACAGCTTTGATTTCAGCTTTACCTTATATACAAATCATCTTGGCGATATTAATCATCGCCCTTGTTTTGATGCAAAGATCAGAAGCTGGTGTCGGTGGCTCTTTCGGAGGTGGAGATAATTGGAATTCTGCACATCACACAAGAAGAGGTTTTGAAAAATTCTTGTTCAATGCAACAATAATCGTTGGTATTCTTTTTGCTATAGCCTCTCTTTCAGCGTTATTCCTCAGATAATCACGCACCATAAAAGAAGGTTTGTCTTCTCTCCTTCGTTTTGATATAATTTGGAAAATATTTGATACTAGTTATTTAATTCAGTTAAGTGAAAGAAAAAATAAAAAAAATCCTAAATAAAAAATGGGCTCTCCCAGGAGACAGTGTTGTTTCTAAAACGCTTCAGTCTTTTAGTATAGCTGAAAAGGTTTTCTTTTTTACATTGGTCACTATTTTTATAACATCTAGCCTCATAATACTCAAACAAGCTAACGATGGTCTCACGATAGACGTTCCAGCAAATGGAGGATACTTAAAAGAAGGTATTGTAGGATCTCCGAGATTTGTAAATCCAGTACTTGCTGTATCAGACGTAGATAAAGATCTCACAACCTTGGTATATTCTGGTCTTTTGAAAGCAGATCCAAATGATGGGCTAAGAACAGACCTTGCAAAAGGATATGAAGTTTCTAGCGATGGACTCGAGTACACATTTACTTTAAGAGATGACGTATATTTCCAAGATGGTATAAAAGTCACGGCTGATGATGTAGAGTTTACTATAAAGACAATCCAGGACAGCTTGATAAAGAGTCCTAAGAGGCCAAATTTTTACGATATAAAGATAGAAAAGATTGCTGACAATCAGATAAAATTCACTCTCAAGAAACCATACTCTCCTTTCTTAGAGAATCTTACTGTAGGTATCTTACCAAAACATCTTTGGGGTAACTTAGATGCTGATCAGTTCCCCCTTAGCCAATACAATGTAGAACCAGTAGGTTCTGGGCCATACAAGGTAAGTAAAATGCAGACATTGCAAAAAAATATGTTACTCGTGCCGACATATTATGAGTTTACACCTTTTAAGAATTATGCTTTGGGTAAGCCTTTTATAGATAAACTCATAATAAATTTCTATAGAGATGAAAAATCTCTTATAGACGCATACAACAACGGCGATGTGGAAGCGATAAATTCTGTTTCCCCTGACAAGATGACAAATATTAAAAGACAGACCAATGCAAATGTAGAGATTTCACCTCTCCCAAGAGTTTTTGCTGTCTTTTTCAATCAAAATCAGTCGGAAGTGTTGTCAAATAAAGAGGTCCGTCAGGCTCTAAATATAACAGTAGACAGACAAAAGATTGTAGATGAGGTTTTAAATGGTTATGGGCAAGCCCTCTTTGGTCCAATACCTAAGGGTCTTATAGACGGAGGTAATCAACCCGCAATCGGTGTGGATTTTGATACTGCTTCAAGTACGCTGGCTAAAGCAGGCTGGAAGAAAAATACCGAGACTGGGATTTTAGAGAAAAAGATAGATAAAAAGAAGACTCTCCAGCTTATAATTTCTATATCTACGCTTAATTCTCCAGATTTAGTGAAAGCATCAGAAATAATAAAAGAAGGCTGGGAAAAACTTGGAGCCAAAGTAGATATAAAACAATTTGAACTCGGTGATCTCCAGCAAAATATTATAAGGCCAAGAAAATTTGAAGCATTACTTTATGGTGAAGCGGTAGGTAGAGATATGGATTTCTTCGCTTTTTGGCATTCTTCTCAAAGAAATGATCCTGGTATCAATGTAGCAATGTACACAAATAGCAAAGTAGACAGTCTTCTTGAAGAAGCTAGAAAAACTCTCGACCCAGAAGTACGAAACAAAGACTATAAAACTTTCGAAGTAGAGATCTCGAAAGATATACCAGCGATATTTTTGTACTCCCCTGAATTTATATATATAGCCCCAGGAAAAGTAAAAGACAATTCGCTCGGACTTGTCACCTTGCCTTTTGAGAGATTTTTAAATATCAATAGTTGGTATATAGAAACAAATAAAATCTGGAAAATATTTGAGTAAAAAGACGAAAAATCTTCCCAAATTAAAGACTCCATTTTTATAAAATTATTATTTATTATTAGCTAATTTAACATGAACAAAGAAGAAAATAAAAACTATGTAAGAAAATCCAGCACGCCTTTTGTGGCGGGGACTGGCTTTGTAGCTCGCACGAATATAAAACCGGCATCCACTCCCTATATAGCTGGAGGAGAAAGTCTAACTAAACCCACAGAGAAAAAAGGTGTGGTATTTGTCAGAAAACCCCATGTGACAAATGCTGGTCCTAGACACGCAAGTGTTAGTAATCATAATAAGCACTCACGAACTAGCAGAGGTGGGCATTCTTATGGTAGAAACAGAGATCAAAAGAAAAACGGGATAATGAGAAAGGTTACTTCAGACGGAAGCAAAAAGTTTGATCATGTCATACCACCGCTCAAAGACGGAGATATAAGAATAGTCCCCCTTGGAGGCGTGGAAGAAATCGGCAAAAATATGACTGTTATAGAATACAAGGACGAAATAATAGTAATAGACGCCGGAATTCAATTTAAAACAGAAGACACTCCTGGTATAGACTATATGTTGCCAAATACAAAATATCTCGAGGCCAGGAAAGGTAAAATAAAGGGCCTTGTGATTACTCACGGACATTTGGATCATATTGGAGGTATTCCTTATATTATAGAATCACTTGGAAATCCTCCTATATACACGAGAGAGTTCGGTGCTCTGCTTATCAAGAAGAGAATGGATGAATTTCCTCATCTGCCGGCGCTGAATATTAAAATAATAGACAAAAACACAGACTTCTTCCCTATTACAAAAGATCTTAGGATAAAATTCTTTGGTATTACTCATTCGATTCCAGATTCAACTGGTGTAATCATCGAGACTCCGTATGGAGATATTGTAAACACAGGAGATGTAAGAGTAGACAATGAAAACGGAGTGGTAGCAGAAAAAGAATTTGAACAATATGCTTTCTTTAAAAACAGAAAAGTACTCTTGCTAACTATGGATTCGACAGGTATAGAGAAACCCGGATGGACTATATCGGAAGATAAGGTTATAAAAAACATAGAAGAGATTGTTAAAAATGTTACAGGGAGAATTATTATCGCCACTTTTGCTTCACAGGTAGAAAGAGTTATTGAATTTATAAATATGGCCGAGAGACACGGGAAGAAAGTTGTAATCGAAGGCCGTAGTATGAAAAACAATGTCGAGGTTATCAAATTCCTTAAACTCGCCGATACAAAACATATAATCAATGTAGAAGATATACAAAATTATCCGCCACATAAACTTATGTTCCTAGCGACAGGCGCTCAAGGTGAAGAGTTTGCAGCACTTATGAGAATGTCAAACAATACTCATAAATATATCAAGCTCAACAAAACCGATACCATAATATTATCTTCTTCTATAGTGCCCGGTAATGAAATGGCTGTTACCTCACTTAAGGACAATCTATTCAGACACGATTCAAAAATAATCACCTACTATGACACGGACGTACACGCCGGAGGACACGGCAAAAGAGCCGAGCTTGAGTGGATACACAAGCAAATCAAATATAAATTCTTCATGCCAGTACACGGACATCATTTCATGCTCAAAATGCATGCCGAACTTTCTGCTTCTGTAGGGACGCCAAGAGAAAATATTGTGGTGCCTGACAATGGCAGTATTGTGGAAATCACCGATGGTGGGACAAAAATAAGGGTATTGAAGGAAAAGGCTCCTGCTGGGATTGTTATGGTAGATGGATTCTCCATTGGAGATGTTCAGGAGGTTGTCATTCGCGACAGGCAAATGCTTGCCCAAGATGGAATGTTTGTAATCATTGCAAGCGTAGACACAGCCACAGGAAAACTCCGTAAATCTCCAGATATTATCTCCAGAGGCTTCGTGTACTTGAGAGAATCACAAGATTTACTCAAGCACGCCAGATTCTTGATTAAAAAGACAGTTGAAGAAAATGCTCATGGTAATCCGATTAACTTTGATTATATTAAGGATCAGGTTACAGATAATATCAGCAGATATCTTTTCCAGCAGACAGCAAAAAAACCAA
The genomic region above belongs to Candidatus Paceibacterota bacterium and contains:
- the secG gene encoding preprotein translocase subunit SecG; this translates as MTALISALPYIQIILAILIIALVLMQRSEAGVGGSFGGGDNWNSAHHTRRGFEKFLFNATIIVGILFAIASLSALFLR
- a CDS encoding ribonuclease J translates to MNKEENKNYVRKSSTPFVAGTGFVARTNIKPASTPYIAGGESLTKPTEKKGVVFVRKPHVTNAGPRHASVSNHNKHSRTSRGGHSYGRNRDQKKNGIMRKVTSDGSKKFDHVIPPLKDGDIRIVPLGGVEEIGKNMTVIEYKDEIIVIDAGIQFKTEDTPGIDYMLPNTKYLEARKGKIKGLVITHGHLDHIGGIPYIIESLGNPPIYTREFGALLIKKRMDEFPHLPALNIKIIDKNTDFFPITKDLRIKFFGITHSIPDSTGVIIETPYGDIVNTGDVRVDNENGVVAEKEFEQYAFFKNRKVLLLTMDSTGIEKPGWTISEDKVIKNIEEIVKNVTGRIIIATFASQVERVIEFINMAERHGKKVVIEGRSMKNNVEVIKFLKLADTKHIINVEDIQNYPPHKLMFLATGAQGEEFAALMRMSNNTHKYIKLNKTDTIILSSSIVPGNEMAVTSLKDNLFRHDSKIITYYDTDVHAGGHGKRAELEWIHKQIKYKFFMPVHGHHFMLKMHAELSASVGTPRENIVVPDNGSIVEITDGGTKIRVLKEKAPAGIVMVDGFSIGDVQEVVIRDRQMLAQDGMFVIIASVDTATGKLRKSPDIISRGFVYLRESQDLLKHARFLIKKTVEENAHGNPINFDYIKDQVTDNISRYLFQQTAKKPMVIPVIIGV
- a CDS encoding ABC transporter substrate-binding protein, producing MKEKIKKILNKKWALPGDSVVSKTLQSFSIAEKVFFFTLVTIFITSSLIILKQANDGLTIDVPANGGYLKEGIVGSPRFVNPVLAVSDVDKDLTTLVYSGLLKADPNDGLRTDLAKGYEVSSDGLEYTFTLRDDVYFQDGIKVTADDVEFTIKTIQDSLIKSPKRPNFYDIKIEKIADNQIKFTLKKPYSPFLENLTVGILPKHLWGNLDADQFPLSQYNVEPVGSGPYKVSKMQTLQKNMLLVPTYYEFTPFKNYALGKPFIDKLIINFYRDEKSLIDAYNNGDVEAINSVSPDKMTNIKRQTNANVEISPLPRVFAVFFNQNQSEVLSNKEVRQALNITVDRQKIVDEVLNGYGQALFGPIPKGLIDGGNQPAIGVDFDTASSTLAKAGWKKNTETGILEKKIDKKKTLQLIISISTLNSPDLVKASEIIKEGWEKLGAKVDIKQFELGDLQQNIIRPRKFEALLYGEAVGRDMDFFAFWHSSQRNDPGINVAMYTNSKVDSLLEEARKTLDPEVRNKDYKTFEVEISKDIPAIFLYSPEFIYIAPGKVKDNSLGLVTLPFERFLNINSWYIETNKIWKIFE